The following are from one region of the Moritella sp. 24 genome:
- a CDS encoding PilZ domain-containing protein — protein MFNVKKDLSLKVNREHARFNYWEQMPILYVNKLGFFDIFKIPIEVQNISKSGLLAKVKIKGKKKDRFTVNESLVIEFDNYFTDVIPTSVVRWDPESQLLAVKFCRDIKLIERIALNIA, from the coding sequence ATGTTTAATGTAAAAAAAGACCTCTCTTTAAAAGTAAACCGTGAACATGCACGCTTTAATTATTGGGAGCAAATGCCCATATTGTATGTGAATAAATTAGGATTTTTTGACATATTTAAGATCCCGATTGAGGTACAAAATATATCTAAATCAGGGCTACTTGCAAAAGTGAAAATAAAAGGTAAAAAAAAGGATAGATTCACCGTAAACGAAAGCTTAGTTATTGAATTTGACAACTATTTCACAGACGTAATACCGACATCTGTCGTCCGCTGGGATCCTGAGAGTCAATTACTTGCGGTGAAGTTCTGTCGAGACATAAAGTTGATAGAAAGAATTGCACTGAATATTGCGTAA
- a CDS encoding ATP-binding protein, protein MNLSCVKNARRWFFLGDRQGLAFRLFSYFAITLILILSLQSIAEMALVRVLLHLPATVKTEMLDLAEQANKLLDNKDAEGKLDRNQLAEWEEAQSSYLFVLNDELEEVGTRIMHPHFKFKLRYLRPLDTILDKRVSKPVISLPLRPGYQLVVQFSDKEHPAHNFPYYFAAIQFIITSILLAIFSLLLARHLQQPLHRLQAASRSLAEGDFSIRASHQVGKSVTEFNQLAQDLDDMAEHIHQLIGKQKKLITDVSHELRTPLARHSLVLHLLRKRCPDDVSDLLDKLESQSSEMNNLVSEILEFSRLEHENVSVKLIPTQLESLCQIQVMQNEIDLKPQQSLNVELDNATAMVLADNRLCLRAIKNVLENAIKYAGDEATIDIRVCEQAEFVDIIIADNGIGIPLQQLERVFDPFVRIEQARNKQSGGYGLGLAIVKEAMLIMRGEAIAELNVNNGVTVKLRFPIP, encoded by the coding sequence ATGAACCTGAGTTGTGTAAAAAATGCAAGAAGGTGGTTTTTTTTAGGTGATCGCCAAGGATTGGCATTTCGTTTATTCAGCTATTTTGCGATTACCCTTATCTTGATCCTCAGTTTGCAAAGTATTGCAGAAATGGCGTTGGTCCGTGTGCTGCTGCATTTGCCTGCTACCGTCAAAACTGAAATGCTAGATCTTGCCGAACAGGCGAATAAGCTGCTTGATAATAAAGACGCAGAAGGGAAGCTAGACCGTAATCAGCTCGCAGAGTGGGAAGAGGCGCAATCGAGTTATTTATTTGTACTTAATGATGAACTTGAAGAGGTGGGCACGCGTATTATGCACCCACACTTTAAGTTTAAATTACGTTATCTCCGCCCACTTGATACGATCTTAGACAAACGTGTTAGTAAGCCCGTCATTTCTTTGCCTCTACGACCGGGTTATCAGTTAGTTGTTCAGTTTTCCGATAAGGAACATCCGGCACATAACTTTCCTTATTACTTCGCCGCTATCCAATTTATTATCACCAGTATATTACTCGCAATCTTTTCATTATTACTCGCTCGGCATTTACAACAGCCACTACATCGTTTACAAGCCGCTAGTCGAAGTTTAGCCGAAGGTGACTTTAGTATTCGCGCATCTCACCAAGTCGGTAAGAGCGTTACTGAATTTAATCAGCTTGCACAAGATTTAGATGATATGGCTGAGCATATCCACCAATTGATTGGTAAACAAAAGAAGCTGATCACTGACGTATCGCATGAATTAAGAACGCCATTAGCAAGGCACAGTTTGGTTTTACATTTGTTACGTAAGCGTTGTCCTGATGACGTGAGTGACTTATTAGATAAACTTGAAAGCCAATCTTCAGAAATGAATAATTTAGTGAGTGAGATACTTGAGTTTAGCCGTTTGGAGCATGAGAATGTGTCAGTAAAACTGATACCGACACAGCTCGAATCTTTGTGTCAAATCCAAGTCATGCAAAATGAAATAGATTTAAAGCCACAGCAGTCGCTAAATGTTGAATTAGATAATGCGACAGCGATGGTGTTAGCTGACAACAGATTATGCTTAAGAGCGATAAAAAACGTGCTTGAGAATGCAATTAAGTACGCAGGAGATGAAGCGACGATTGATATTAGAGTCTGCGAACAAGCGGAGTTTGTAGACATCATTATTGCAGACAATGGCATTGGTATACCTTTGCAGCAATTAGAACGAGTTTTTGATCCGTTTGTTCGTATTGAGCAAGCAAGGAATAAACAGTCTGGCGGTTATGGACTCGGACTGGCGATTGTAAAGGAGGCTATGCTGATTATGCGCGGTGAAGCGATTGCGGAACTAAATGTAAATAATGGCGTCACGGTAAAATTGCGATTTCCTATCCCTTAG
- a CDS encoding glycosyltransferase: MTTSKELIQNALLNSSQEFDLTAPSHQKNLLSLANTLYCLKDISTDYYQTLARENDCPLEFRLAIKLVESKRYLLTVSKPMTVGIVFAMWGEHNRLLQKSSDNPHGEDSLNVKINQLNWITNGTPVTWKLYPVDDGCPYGSASIASKILASHPDKANVSVLSLADVIPTDRGPLQNLKHVDDSRKGGAIVYGCERALANNVDCVVYTDADNSVHLGQLGLLLKPYLTENYQVVLGNRKHSDSILVKQEERWGVGIKTLRHMQRMIGQQIFSQGIKDTQAAFKLYSREVLVKIMASPTVYDFSFDTDWILAAMELKTDIVTVPFAFIDSAAESASIVQGPMTTWFTLLDGLIKAVRVRNATHSQEMAAVFEQQVSSHEVLEKIIDTLPLELKNTPDSELGDPDVMSPAEIEAWLKAVQAA; encoded by the coding sequence ATGACTACATCAAAAGAACTCATACAAAATGCGCTGTTAAATTCAAGCCAAGAATTTGATTTAACAGCGCCTTCACACCAAAAAAACCTTCTCAGTTTAGCTAATACTCTCTATTGCTTGAAAGATATTTCAACTGATTATTATCAAACATTAGCGAGAGAAAATGATTGTCCTCTCGAATTTCGATTAGCAATCAAGCTAGTTGAATCTAAACGCTATTTATTAACGGTTTCTAAACCAATGACGGTAGGGATTGTTTTTGCAATGTGGGGAGAACATAATCGTCTTCTGCAGAAAAGCAGTGATAATCCTCATGGTGAAGATTCGCTTAATGTAAAAATTAATCAATTAAACTGGATCACTAATGGCACTCCGGTGACTTGGAAGCTTTACCCTGTTGATGATGGTTGTCCATACGGTAGCGCAAGTATCGCAAGTAAAATATTAGCGAGTCATCCAGATAAAGCAAACGTATCTGTATTGAGTTTAGCTGATGTCATTCCGACAGACAGAGGGCCGCTTCAAAATTTAAAACATGTGGATGACTCTAGAAAGGGCGGCGCGATTGTCTATGGTTGTGAGCGAGCACTTGCGAATAATGTCGACTGTGTCGTTTATACAGATGCAGATAATTCAGTCCACCTTGGTCAGTTAGGTTTATTGCTTAAACCATACCTGACTGAAAATTATCAAGTTGTATTGGGTAATCGCAAACATTCTGATTCAATCTTAGTGAAGCAAGAAGAACGCTGGGGCGTTGGTATTAAGACGTTACGCCATATGCAAAGAATGATAGGTCAGCAAATATTTAGTCAAGGTATTAAAGATACGCAGGCCGCATTTAAACTATACAGTCGTGAGGTTCTGGTAAAAATAATGGCGTCACCAACAGTGTATGACTTTTCATTTGATACAGATTGGATTTTGGCGGCAATGGAGCTAAAAACGGATATTGTAACTGTACCATTTGCATTTATTGATTCAGCTGCAGAGTCTGCTTCGATAGTCCAAGGACCAATGACAACTTGGTTTACATTGTTAGATGGGTTAATTAAAGCGGTGAGAGTACGTAATGCAACGCATAGCCAAGAAATGGCGGCAGTATTCGAACAGCAAGTGTCATCTCACGAAGTATTAGAGAAAATTATTGATACCTTGCCGTTGGAACTTAAAAATACCCCTGATTCTGAACTCGGAGACCCTGATGTCATGTCTCCAGCAGAAATAGAGGCATGGTTAAAAGCAGTTCAAGCAGCTTGA
- a CDS encoding response regulator transcription factor, giving the protein MSQILIVDDDIQLCELLTEVLLEDGYEVHSVHCGETALDYIQSNPVDLVLLDVMLPNINGLQVARRICQRFATPILMLTALADETAMLDCLQAGADQYIAKPYHVPELLTRIQVMLRRVGLEKQRQNLGNESSLLTQLSRLSFTATEAELLEYLVSRHEIVVSKSELQKQVLKKDLCPFDRNLDMHISNIRRKMVQSGLSKLHIKTVRGKGYSFFEHVGSMAT; this is encoded by the coding sequence GTGTCGCAAATTCTTATTGTCGATGATGATATACAGCTGTGTGAACTACTCACTGAAGTTTTACTTGAAGATGGCTACGAGGTGCATAGCGTGCATTGTGGTGAAACGGCATTAGACTATATACAATCTAATCCTGTTGATTTGGTATTACTTGATGTGATGTTACCCAACATTAATGGATTACAGGTGGCAAGACGTATATGTCAGCGCTTTGCTACACCGATTTTAATGTTGACTGCATTAGCTGATGAAACCGCGATGCTTGACTGTTTACAAGCGGGGGCTGACCAATATATCGCTAAACCTTATCATGTACCTGAGCTGTTAACGCGTATTCAAGTGATGTTACGTCGTGTAGGCTTAGAAAAGCAAAGACAAAATCTAGGTAATGAGAGCTCACTGTTGACTCAACTGTCGCGTCTATCGTTCACCGCTACGGAAGCGGAGTTACTTGAATATCTAGTGTCTCGCCACGAAATCGTCGTATCAAAAAGTGAATTACAAAAACAAGTATTAAAGAAAGACTTGTGCCCGTTTGATCGTAACCTTGATATGCACATCAGTAATATCCGTCGAAAAATGGTGCAATCAGGTTTATCAAAATTGCACATAAAAACAGTGCGCGGTAAAGGCTATAGCTTTTTTGAACACGTAGGCAGTATGGCAACATGA